The region TGGTCATTTTGACTTTTGTTGGGACATTAATTCATTATCTGCTATGATTCCTGATGAACAGCAGATATATGTTGATAAATTAGTATCTTTTTTATCCTCTGATGCACATATCATCTTAAACTGCTTTGAGTATGATGTTGCTTTGCGTGGTGGGAATCCCCCTCACGTTATTTTCAGAAATAGGCTTGAAAAGATGTTTGGTAGTTCTTTCATTTATGAAGAGCTATGCCGAAATACTGAAGATAAACTTCCAGAAGGTTTGACCAGTCGTGTAGGCGCAGATGCGCAACATGTTTACTACTTCCTTAAAAAAcaatcataatatttttttatttgcacatattttttttaggtaatataataagtaataaatcaaaatgattttttaaatcgcTTATAAGTTTTtacactgttttttttaaataatattttttgttattttttattaaaacagaaTAAGTCTTTATTAGAAtgtagttaaaataatttaagaattttgacaaaattttttgtttttcaatttttgacaattattttagtgaaaaaagagcaaaaaaataaaattgttgaaatagatttttttttaaacttatttttctttagGGCGCTTTCTCTGATACGCTCACTATTTCCAATCTCTGTTTAAAGTTACCACTACCTTTTTCATCCTTAAGAGTCAAGGTGATGATCATTTAAATGATCATCATCTCTGTTCTTTGTATATGCTTGCAAACATCgttaatcttctttttttcttttttacttgtGGTGCATTACTTTTaatgtctaattttttattacgtttttttattacctatttttttatttttaatactgtgCTTTGAAGAAATATAAACTATAAGGGGAAATATAATACACTCTAAGGGGAGAATATAAACTATAGTCTTAGAGGCTACTTATTTCTTTGATTTGTTGGTCTAATGTTTAGTTGTTTGTTCTTATTACAAAATGAATGCTTTACCACTAGCTCTTCATCATCATCGCTTTCATCATCATCTCTTGCATCATTATCTCTTTCTGTTAGAAGTGGGATTAATCAAACTTGATCTACTTGCACATTACTCTAGACTTTGTTGCCTTATATGCTTCACCAGgtgattcaaatttaaaaagacctaattgtttaatttttactaaaatgacTCATGAGCATGTGACTTAATGAtcatttgtgaaaattttaattatttatataaattaatactaTATAATTATCTTCttattctaattatttattctgttaagttatttataatgtaaatttataatttatttttattgatttgatataattatttgtatagTTATTTGGTGGTATTTACTTCAGAATAGTTCTAATTCATTTGAAATGATCTTTTCTGTaagaacttttgttaaaatatattgattaatttaaagcaatttcTGGAACACCAGAAATTAGAGTTGTTTGTTTGATGGTaagtacaaaaattaaaaaaaaaaaattcaatatatttattattgaattatttaaattttattgtttttttagagcagtaaatcataaaatttatgttaattaataaagaatGATTTAAGTTATCATAGTAAAGTATTTATGGCATTAGGGCAGTTTCGCAGTTACATCTGGGATCCTATTTTGATTATATCACAAATAATTGCTGTACAGTCAATTTTTTACTTGTGTTTGGGAGTttggtttttttgtatttatagttttattggACAACAGGTTCTAGTTCAGCATTTGTTTGATCCAAcggtttgtctttttttatatatggcaTAAGTAAATAATCAAGAGATGCATTGGATTTAGATTTCTACTATAATTCTGAGTTTTCTAGTTTGGACAGAACAGAATCTTACATGAAGAATATTAATGTTCATTTTGGGTGTAGTTCTAATTTAACCATCATTCAGACTTTAGGcctatttcagaaaaaaaatttgattataagTTGAACAAATCTGCCcaatattaaaatacattaatgtatatttaacagatatttaacaaaaatgtcaTTTTGGTGGTCATCAAAGAAGTTAATATGGGTAACATACGTTCTCTTGGACCTCATCAGACCAATAGTAGTGCAGTTCTTTATACAACTGTCTTCAAATCCAATTACCTGTACCttgttttagcttttttttttcatgcattatatatacatattcaataaattaaaaaaaaaagtttatatatgaaTGTTTGAATCCAGTGCATCTCTTGTAGTAGCATTAATGTTATGTTcatttgttttctattaaatatatcttatatattattatcaagTTATTTGTCCAGATGTTTTTAtcatgtattttatattaaattttattattaatattttttttgttgcaaataatttttttttagatagtaaGTTTTTCAACTGGTGGTAGAATATATCTTTGTGTGTTTATTCTCAACTCATTATCAAAGTATGTAGTTtatgtttagatttaaaataaaattaatgttagtCTCAGAATAACAATTCTTTTTCTCTCGAATTGCTGTactaaaatattgtaaatgcTGTATTAAAGTATCGCTATTGCAAAATctattgcaataaaatattcacccattttctcattttttgaattcgtattatatttttagtcaCAAGGTTGCTGTTTTTAACATTAGTGCAATCTTTTTCGAAACGGACTACCAATTTCAAACACATATTATGTTCCAAACATAAGTTCATAATTTTTCttactaattataaatattcatatGCACTTTAATGTTATGCAAGATTTAAAACTTGGACAAAATGAAATGAATTCCTTGTTTTAATAGCTTCACTTTTTTGTGAGTTTATGTGATTTTTTGCAACTGAGGTCTTTTCCACCATGGTTTTAACACTTTCTCTAACTTTAGCTCTAACTCTTGTAATAAGAATTTATCTTTGTATACGAccttaattacttttaataagaatttatcTTTGTATATGACCTTAGTTACTTATAATAAGAATTCATCTTTGTATACCGGCTTGGTTACTTATGATAAGAATTCATCTTTGTATACCGGCTTGGTTACTTATGATAAGAATTCATCTTTGTATACCACCTTGGTTACTTTTTACTTCTTCTTCTTTTAACAAAGTTATTACTTTAGTTATCAATTCTTTCACtagtaaaataactaaaagtatttagggtttttattattctttatattattcttatgatatattattcttaatgttctaaaatttattaagtagtttaaagcttttattattttaaaggtgTAAACAGAAAAAAGGTAAAATGGagtcaacaaaaacaaaacaaaaaatatgaatttttaattttcaaaaaggaaaaattttaaataaacttagtctaactacatttaaaatcataatttttatttaaaattgttttacagtTATATATTCaaagattgttttattttgataagtttatatttttatagctCTATTGCACTTCGGTTTATTGTTCAGCGTGCCAAACAggtataatttgatttttaaatttatgtgtatagtttaattttaaatgcgACTTACAATTTACAGTAACAGTTATACTAATATTATGAAGTCTGATCATGCTTTGTCatagttaaaacatataaactcctttaactatataaatttattaaactatgtAAATTAGTAGAATTCATCACTCTGAATCTTTATAACACTATCCTAAACAACAATTGGGTTTCAGGACTGATATCATAATTCTACACCATCTAATTCTAAAATTAGATAGTGTAGAATGAAACTGTAGTCTATCTTTGTATTTATGGTAACAAAGGTTGTTTAATTTTTGGCtcaaatgtataataataatctaagataataatttttttagtttcaaagttgttttttgttcttttttgcaATATTCGGAGCTCAAAGTATTTGGCATTGTATGTGTCACATAGCAATTACTCTTCTATATTTATATTCCTGGACATATTTAACCTTTTGCTGGAATAAATATAGTGTTTCTGATTGCAAAAAGATGTATAAACAAAcaatgtttaaagaaataaccaattattttttttctccttgATAAACCAGTCTTGAttgtatttgatttttgatttgataTGTTTgagtcaaaaaatataatatatatacaggtTTGGCCAGGAAGGCATTTCAAGTCTTTATATGATcacgcaaataatattttgttttgaagattTAACCATGGTTTTAACAAATACTCTGAAAAAATTGGCTTTTAATTGTTGAAATAGTAACTTAATAATAActtgattaataaaattgaaaataaataactttgacccatttattatgaaaataaataactttgcattatcgttttatattagcaa is a window of Hydra vulgaris chromosome 15, alternate assembly HydraT2T_AEP DNA encoding:
- the LOC136092285 gene encoding protein SYS1 homolog; the encoded protein is MALGQFRSYIWDPILIISQIIAVQSIFYLCLGVWFFCIYSFIGQQVLVQHLFDPTIVSFSTGGRIYLCVFILNSLSNSIALRFIVQRAKQCLDFTCTSHFIHLIICWCVSSFPTAWTWWVMNVACIVLTSLLSEYMCMRYEMKTIPINNNGTP